CTACCTCAAGCGGTTCATTTCGACTGGCGGGGAAAACCCGTCGCGCGACGTGATCTCGAACGAGGCGGACAGCAACGGCGATCGCTGGGGCTTCCGGCAGATGGACCTGGCGGTGACCAAGTATCTCTCGCTGCCCTTCATCACCGACGACACGCGTGTCTGGGTCCGGGCGGATGTGATCAACCTGTTCAATGATCGCAACTATGTCGACTATAACAACGATCCCAGCTCGCCCGACTACCTGAGCATTTCGGGGCTGGGCGTTGGCGGCAACCCGCCGCGCACGGTAAAGGTGTCGGCCGGTTTCGAATTCTGACCGGTCACGTTCGGGCGCCTGGCCACTCTATCCCCTCCCCCCGGGGTGGCCAGGCGCCCTTTGCCCTGGGAGCCATGATGTCCGCTCGTTTTGCTGCTTTCGCCGTGCCGCTGCTGGCGCTCACCGCCTGTGGGCCCGCAGCGATGCCGCCGTCGCCCGCCGCCGCTAGGCCGCATTCGCCCGCGGCGAAGACCGCATTTGCGGAAGATCTGTCGCTCCGCACCTTCCGCTATTTCTGGGAAACCACCGATACGCAGCGCTGCCTCGCGCCCGACCGCTGGCCCAGCAATCCCTTCTCCTCCATCGCGGCGACCGGCTTCGCGCTGACCGCCTATGGCATCGGGGCGGAGCGGGGCTACGTCTCGCGCGAAGATGCAGCCGCCAGAACTCGCGACTGCCTGGAATTCTACTGGAACGCGCCGCAGGGCCCGGCAGTGTCGGGCACCGCCGGGCACAAGGGCTTCTTCTATCACTTCCTGACGAACGAGGACGGCACGCGCCGGGGGCAGACGGAACTGTCCACCGTCGATACATCGCTGCTGCTGGGCGGTGTCCTGTTCGCGCAAAGCTATTTCGATCGTGACGATGCAGTGGAAGCGGAAATCCGTGATCTGGCGGAGAAGATCTATCGCCGTGTGGACTGGACATTCGTCCAGCGGGAAAACAGCGCCATCCCTTCGGCCAACGGCGGCAGCGGCAAGGCGATCGTCATGGGCTGGTATCCCGAACGCGGCGAGGGCGGCGATTTCGGAACCCACGACTGGGTCGGATACAATGAAGGCATGCTGGTCTATATCCTGGCAGCCGGATCGCCGACCCATCCGATCGACAAGGACGCCTGGAACACCGGCTGGGCCGCTGATCTGGAGAAGGACTGGGGCGACTATTACGGCCACGAACACCTCCAGTTCGAGCCGCTCTTCGGCCACCAGTACAGCCATGTCTGGGTCGATTTTCGCGGCATTCGCGACGAATTCATGCGGTCCAAGGGGATCGACTATTTCGAGAACAGCCGCCGCGCGACCCTGAGCCAGCAGGCTTACGGCGCGGACAACCCGAACGACTGGATCGGGTATTCGGGCGACATGTGGGGCTGGACGGCGTCCGATGGGCCGACCGGCGCGGGCAATGGCCGTGAAGTGAATGGAAAGTCGCGCGAATTCCTGGGATATGCGGCCCGCGGCGTCAGTGCGGAGCGGGTGGTGGACGACGGGACGATCGTGCCCACGGCCGCAGGCGGTTCCATCCCCTTCGCGCCCGAGGTGACGATCCCGGCGCTGATGAACATGCGCGATGCCTATGGCGATGCGCTATACACCCGTTACGGGTTCAAGGACGCGTTCAATCCCAGTTACACCTTCACCGATGCCGGCAGCACCACCGGAACGGTCGATCCCGAACATGGCTGGATTGCGGGCGACCACCTGGGCATCGATCAGGGCCCGATCCTGGCGATGATGGAGAACTATCGTACCGAGCTGGTCTGGCTCACGATGCGCAAGAACCCGCATATCCGGCGCGGTCTGGAACGGCTGGGCTTCACCGGCGGCTGGCTGGAAAAAAGCGAGTAGCGGGGCGCCGCCGGTTGGGCGCCGTCGGGCGTCAGTCCCTTTAGCGTCCGCAGCGGCAGGCGAGCCAGCGCATCAGGGCGCCTGTTCGAAATCGACAACGACCGGGTAGTGATCCGAAGGCAGGCGCCCACCCCAATGCTGGGTCACCACCGCGTGGGCGGCGACGGCAAGATCGCGGGTCGCGAAAACATGGTCGATCGGCGCGTCGTGCGCGGTGGCGATATCGAACCCGGTGAAAGTGCCGGGCGGGCCGTAGAGCGGCGTGCGGCTGGCGCTGCGCGTGTCGACCAGTCCGCTGGTCGCGGTATCGGCAAGAATACGATAGGGCGGGCTGTCGGGCAGGGCGTTGAAATCACCCATCACGATTGCCGGGGCGCTGCTGTCGCGCGCAACCCATTCGGCGATCATCCGCGCCCCTTCCGCACGCGCCTGCCCCCCTACATGGTCGAAATGCGTGTTGAGCGCCCGCAGCCGCCGGCCGGTGCGCCGGTCGCGCAGGACGGCCCAGGTGGCGATGCGGGGATAGGCGGCATCCCACCCCTTGCCCGGCGTGCCGGGCGTGGGGGAGAGCCAGAAAGTGCCCGACTGCAGAAGGTCGAACCGGTCGCGCCGCCACGCCAGGGGGGCAAATTCGCCGGCCCCCGCGCCATCGTCGCGGCCGACGCCGGCGAAGGCATACCGGGGCAGCGCCGCTTCCAGATAGCGCTTCTGATGGATCAGCACCTCTTGCAGGCCCAGCAGATCGGGCGCCTCGCGCTCGATCAGGGCGGCCACCATGTCCTTGCGGTGCGGCCAGGCATCGGGGCCATCGCTGTCGGTGTCGAGCCTGATGTTGAACGTCATCGCGCGGATCGGCGCCGCGCCCGCTTCCTGACCCGGCAGATGGGCACAGGCGCCGACCAGCAGGGCGCCGAGCAGGATCAACAGGCGGATCACGATGCCGCGTCTTCGGTGGCCGCCCCTGCGACTGCCGTGCCGTTGCTTTCGATGATCCGGCGATAGAGGTCGGCCGATTTCTTCGGCGTGCGTTCAAGCGTCTCGTAATCGACATGGACGATCCCGAACCGCTTGGCATAGCCCAGCGCCCATTCGAGGTTGTCGAACAGCGACCAGACCATATAGCCGCGAACGTCCACACCCGCCGCGATCGCATCGCCCACGGCGGCGATATGATCGGCGAGATAGCGGCACCGGTGGTCGTCCGCGATCAGCGCGCCGGCGCTGCTCGCCGGGTCGGCGAAGGCGGCGCCGTTTTCCATGATGTAGAGCGGGATGTCGCCGTAGCGTTCGCGAAACCACAGCAGGGTGCGGGTCATCGCCTCGGGGAAGACTTCCCAGTCGGTTTCGGTGTGCTGGGCCCCTTCCTGCACCACGGGTTCGGCGTAGAACGGCCAGGCGGTGTCGGATGCGCGCACGACGCTGCGGGTGTAGTAATTGATGCCGACGAAATCGACCGGCTGGCAGGCAAGCGCGAGATCGTCCTGCGACCAGTCTTCCCACGCTTCGCCATACACTTCGCGCAGTTCCGGCGGGCACGTGCCCAGCAGCGCGGGGTCGGCATATTGCCGGTTCATGTAGGCATCGGCGCGGGCCGTGGCGGCGAGATCTTCCGCGCTGTCGCTGGCTGGGTACTTGGGTTCGATATTGAAGACCACGCCGACTTCGTGCCGGCCCAGCTCGCGATAG
The nucleotide sequence above comes from Pelagerythrobacter marensis. Encoded proteins:
- a CDS encoding glucoamylase family protein — encoded protein: MSARFAAFAVPLLALTACGPAAMPPSPAAARPHSPAAKTAFAEDLSLRTFRYFWETTDTQRCLAPDRWPSNPFSSIAATGFALTAYGIGAERGYVSREDAAARTRDCLEFYWNAPQGPAVSGTAGHKGFFYHFLTNEDGTRRGQTELSTVDTSLLLGGVLFAQSYFDRDDAVEAEIRDLAEKIYRRVDWTFVQRENSAIPSANGGSGKAIVMGWYPERGEGGDFGTHDWVGYNEGMLVYILAAGSPTHPIDKDAWNTGWAADLEKDWGDYYGHEHLQFEPLFGHQYSHVWVDFRGIRDEFMRSKGIDYFENSRRATLSQQAYGADNPNDWIGYSGDMWGWTASDGPTGAGNGREVNGKSREFLGYAARGVSAERVVDDGTIVPTAAGGSIPFAPEVTIPALMNMRDAYGDALYTRYGFKDAFNPSYTFTDAGSTTGTVDPEHGWIAGDHLGIDQGPILAMMENYRTELVWLTMRKNPHIRRGLERLGFTGGWLEKSE
- a CDS encoding endonuclease/exonuclease/phosphatase family protein, whose protein sequence is MIRLLILLGALLVGACAHLPGQEAGAAPIRAMTFNIRLDTDSDGPDAWPHRKDMVAALIEREAPDLLGLQEVLIHQKRYLEAALPRYAFAGVGRDDGAGAGEFAPLAWRRDRFDLLQSGTFWLSPTPGTPGKGWDAAYPRIATWAVLRDRRTGRRLRALNTHFDHVGGQARAEGARMIAEWVARDSSAPAIVMGDFNALPDSPPYRILADTATSGLVDTRSASRTPLYGPPGTFTGFDIATAHDAPIDHVFATRDLAVAAHAVVTQHWGGRLPSDHYPVVVDFEQAP
- a CDS encoding GH1 family beta-glucosidase, which encodes MSGAFPEGFLWGAATAAYQVEGSPLADGAGTSIWHRFTHDPRLMIASGDTGDVACDHYNRMESDVDLMKRLGLQAYRFSISWSRILPGGTGRVNQAGLDFYRRLVDRLNDAGIMPLPTLYHWDLPAALDDRGGWLNRDIAEWFGEYAAVMYRALDGEVRRWATLNEPWVVADGGYLNGVLAPGHRSIFECAIASRNLMRAHGRAVQVYRELGRHEVGVVFNIEPKYPASDSAEDLAATARADAYMNRQYADPALLGTCPPELREVYGEAWEDWSQDDLALACQPVDFVGINYYTRSVVRASDTAWPFYAEPVVQEGAQHTETDWEVFPEAMTRTLLWFRERYGDIPLYIMENGAAFADPASSAGALIADDHRCRYLADHIAAVGDAIAAGVDVRGYMVWSLFDNLEWALGYAKRFGIVHVDYETLERTPKKSADLYRRIIESNGTAVAGAATEDAAS